One Pagrus major chromosome 15, Pma_NU_1.0 DNA window includes the following coding sequences:
- the zbtb18 gene encoding zinc finger and BTB domain-containing protein 18 isoform X1: protein MHTAAGYEDGRMEFPDHSRHLLQCLSEQRHQGFLCDSTVLVGDAQFRAHRAVLASCSMYFHLFYKDQLDKRDVVHLNNDIVTAPAFSLLLEFMYEGKLQFQDLPVEDVLAAASYLHMYDIVKVCKKRLKRKATAEADSTRREEDGGSSCSDKADSLSDGSTGRPATADLLHSDEEEEGKAEGGQLWLRLPSADRPGTPAMATTSPGRGEAEMQTGEGLGEGGKLLSPAGSPTSSTGSLSQRSHCSVSSRGGHRGRRVSNDAADCVLDLSVKPIASSNHSNHHQSYFSGAATPDSLQSPLAVRVKVERGVASDEEEELGGGDYDMEHSGITKATVPSANGGLTHHGVGGPLSAQRRLGLEAHLSALREASLASELERDEKPSATGDDEDILGGENERAQAEAASMDSSLLPYVSNMLSAPHTQIFMCPLCNKVFPSPHILQLHLSSHFREQEGIRSKPAGDVNVPTCTICSKTFSCMYTLKRHERTHSGEKPYTCTTCGKSFQYSHNLSRHAVVHTREKPHACKWCERRFTQSGDLYRHIRKFHCELVNSLSVKSEPLALPNVRDWAIEDSSQELWK from the exons ATGCATACTGCTGCAG gttATGAGGACGGCAGGATGGAGTTCCCAGACCACAGCAGACATTTACTCCAGTGTCTGAGCGAGCAGCGGCACCAGGGCTTCCTGTGTGACTCCACAGTGCTGGTGGGCGATGCCCAGTTCCGGGCCCACCGTGCTGTGTTGGCCTCCTGCAGCATGTACTTTCACCTCTTCTACAAGGACCAGCTGGACAAAAGAGACGTGGTGCACCTCAACAATGACATCGTCACAGCCCCAGCCTTCTCCCTGCTCCTGGAGTTCATGTATGAGGGCAAGCTGCAGTTCCAGGACCTTCCCGTAGAGGATGTGCTGGCAGCGGCCAGCTACTTGCACATGTATGACATTGTCAAGGTGTGTAAGAAACGTTTGAAGCGGAAGGCCACGGCGGAGGCAGACAGCACGCgcagagaggaagatggcgGGTCGAGCTGCTCCGATAAGGCTGATAGTTTATCAGATGGTTCTACAGGCCGGCCTGCTACAGCCGACCTGCTACatagtgatgaagaggaggaggggaaggcaGAGGGAGGGCAGCTGTGGCTGAGGTTGCCGTCTGCAGACAGACCAGGGACACCAGCCATGGCTACAACCAGCCCAGGGCGGGGCGAGGCGGAGATGCAGACTGGGGAAGGTCTGGGGGAAGGAGGGAAGCTGCTCTCCCCGGCCGGCAGCCCCACCAGCTCCACCGGATCCCTCTCACAGAGGTCCCACTGCTCCGTGAGCTCTCGAGGAGGACACAGGGGCAGGAGGGTGTCAAATGATGCGGCTGACTGCGTCCTGGATCTGTCAGTCAAGCCAATTGCCAGTAGCAACCACAGTAACCACCACCAGTCCTATTTCAGCGGGGCAGCTACACCCGACAGCCTCCAAAGCCCATTGGCTGTGAGGGTAAAGGTGGAGAGGGGTGTGGCTTCagacgaggaagaggagctggGAGGTGGGGACTATGACATGGAGCACAGCGGCATCACCAAGGCGACTGTTCCCAGCGCCAACGGGGGCCTGACCCACCACGGGGTCGGAGGGCCTCTGTCGGCCCAGCGGAGGCTTGGCCTGGAGGCGCACCTGTCCGCTCTGCGAGAGGCCTCTCTGGCCTCAGAGCTGGAGCGGGACGAGAAGCCTTCGGCCACAGGAGACGACGAGGACATACTGGGGGGTGAAAACGAGCGCGCCCAGGCCGAGGCAGCCAGCATGGATAGTTCCCTGCTACCCTACGTCTCCAACATGCTGTCAGCTCCACACACCCAGATCTTCATGTGCCCGCTGTGTAACAAGGTTTTCCCCTCCCCGCAcatcctccagctccacctcagctcccaCTTCAGGGAGCAGGAGGGCATCCGCTCCAAGCCCGCTGGAGACGTCAACGTGCCCACCTGCACCATCTGCAGCAAGACCTTCTCCTGCATGTACACGCTGAAGCGCCATGAGCGGACACACTCCGGTGAGAAACCCTACACCTGCACCACCTGCGGCAAGAGCTTCCAGTACTCACACAACCTCAGCCGCCACGCAGTGGTGCACACGCGTGAGAAGCCGCATGCTTGCAAGTGGTGCGAGCGGCGCTTCACGCAGTCCGGGGACCTCTACCGACACATTCGCAAGTTCCATTGCGAACTGGTCAACTCGCTGTCAGTGAAGAGTGAACCGCTGGCACTGCCCAATGTCAGGGATTGGGCGATTGAGGACAGTTCCCAGGAACTGTGGAAGTAG
- the zbtb18 gene encoding zinc finger and BTB domain-containing protein 18 isoform X2, whose product MEFPDHSRHLLQCLSEQRHQGFLCDSTVLVGDAQFRAHRAVLASCSMYFHLFYKDQLDKRDVVHLNNDIVTAPAFSLLLEFMYEGKLQFQDLPVEDVLAAASYLHMYDIVKVCKKRLKRKATAEADSTRREEDGGSSCSDKADSLSDGSTGRPATADLLHSDEEEEGKAEGGQLWLRLPSADRPGTPAMATTSPGRGEAEMQTGEGLGEGGKLLSPAGSPTSSTGSLSQRSHCSVSSRGGHRGRRVSNDAADCVLDLSVKPIASSNHSNHHQSYFSGAATPDSLQSPLAVRVKVERGVASDEEEELGGGDYDMEHSGITKATVPSANGGLTHHGVGGPLSAQRRLGLEAHLSALREASLASELERDEKPSATGDDEDILGGENERAQAEAASMDSSLLPYVSNMLSAPHTQIFMCPLCNKVFPSPHILQLHLSSHFREQEGIRSKPAGDVNVPTCTICSKTFSCMYTLKRHERTHSGEKPYTCTTCGKSFQYSHNLSRHAVVHTREKPHACKWCERRFTQSGDLYRHIRKFHCELVNSLSVKSEPLALPNVRDWAIEDSSQELWK is encoded by the coding sequence ATGGAGTTCCCAGACCACAGCAGACATTTACTCCAGTGTCTGAGCGAGCAGCGGCACCAGGGCTTCCTGTGTGACTCCACAGTGCTGGTGGGCGATGCCCAGTTCCGGGCCCACCGTGCTGTGTTGGCCTCCTGCAGCATGTACTTTCACCTCTTCTACAAGGACCAGCTGGACAAAAGAGACGTGGTGCACCTCAACAATGACATCGTCACAGCCCCAGCCTTCTCCCTGCTCCTGGAGTTCATGTATGAGGGCAAGCTGCAGTTCCAGGACCTTCCCGTAGAGGATGTGCTGGCAGCGGCCAGCTACTTGCACATGTATGACATTGTCAAGGTGTGTAAGAAACGTTTGAAGCGGAAGGCCACGGCGGAGGCAGACAGCACGCgcagagaggaagatggcgGGTCGAGCTGCTCCGATAAGGCTGATAGTTTATCAGATGGTTCTACAGGCCGGCCTGCTACAGCCGACCTGCTACatagtgatgaagaggaggaggggaaggcaGAGGGAGGGCAGCTGTGGCTGAGGTTGCCGTCTGCAGACAGACCAGGGACACCAGCCATGGCTACAACCAGCCCAGGGCGGGGCGAGGCGGAGATGCAGACTGGGGAAGGTCTGGGGGAAGGAGGGAAGCTGCTCTCCCCGGCCGGCAGCCCCACCAGCTCCACCGGATCCCTCTCACAGAGGTCCCACTGCTCCGTGAGCTCTCGAGGAGGACACAGGGGCAGGAGGGTGTCAAATGATGCGGCTGACTGCGTCCTGGATCTGTCAGTCAAGCCAATTGCCAGTAGCAACCACAGTAACCACCACCAGTCCTATTTCAGCGGGGCAGCTACACCCGACAGCCTCCAAAGCCCATTGGCTGTGAGGGTAAAGGTGGAGAGGGGTGTGGCTTCagacgaggaagaggagctggGAGGTGGGGACTATGACATGGAGCACAGCGGCATCACCAAGGCGACTGTTCCCAGCGCCAACGGGGGCCTGACCCACCACGGGGTCGGAGGGCCTCTGTCGGCCCAGCGGAGGCTTGGCCTGGAGGCGCACCTGTCCGCTCTGCGAGAGGCCTCTCTGGCCTCAGAGCTGGAGCGGGACGAGAAGCCTTCGGCCACAGGAGACGACGAGGACATACTGGGGGGTGAAAACGAGCGCGCCCAGGCCGAGGCAGCCAGCATGGATAGTTCCCTGCTACCCTACGTCTCCAACATGCTGTCAGCTCCACACACCCAGATCTTCATGTGCCCGCTGTGTAACAAGGTTTTCCCCTCCCCGCAcatcctccagctccacctcagctcccaCTTCAGGGAGCAGGAGGGCATCCGCTCCAAGCCCGCTGGAGACGTCAACGTGCCCACCTGCACCATCTGCAGCAAGACCTTCTCCTGCATGTACACGCTGAAGCGCCATGAGCGGACACACTCCGGTGAGAAACCCTACACCTGCACCACCTGCGGCAAGAGCTTCCAGTACTCACACAACCTCAGCCGCCACGCAGTGGTGCACACGCGTGAGAAGCCGCATGCTTGCAAGTGGTGCGAGCGGCGCTTCACGCAGTCCGGGGACCTCTACCGACACATTCGCAAGTTCCATTGCGAACTGGTCAACTCGCTGTCAGTGAAGAGTGAACCGCTGGCACTGCCCAATGTCAGGGATTGGGCGATTGAGGACAGTTCCCAGGAACTGTGGAAGTAG